The segment AAGAATTTGTAAGCTCCTTTAGGTAAGGGCATTACTACTCTATTACATAAGCCAAACCAATCTTTAGATTTATCTCTCACATCTCCTAAAATTGGAATAATTTTTGTCTCCATCTTATTAATCTTTACATTTTCCACCATGTATTTATAGGCATAGGGGTTCAATTCTATAGCTATAACCTTATCAACCAATGGCTGATGTTTAACTATCATCAATGCGTAAGGTCCCACTCCTGCAAACATAACCATGACAGTTTCTCCGGGCATTATTTGTCTTGCTATCCGCAATCTCTCGGTCGCTTCCCTAGGTGAAAAATAAACTTTACGAGGATCTAGCTTTAGCCGTATACCATATTCTTTGTGTATAACTTCCGTATCTTCATCGCCTAACAATACCTCATACTCTCTTATCCTATAAACCGTTTTCCTCTCAGACAGCTTCCTAAGCACAATTTTAACGTTTTTATGTATTTGCATAATCGCTTCCGCGATAATATATTTCTTGCCTTCTAATTCTAGAGGTATTTCTACTATAGCGATCGCCTTTTCTCTGGATCCTATAATATCAAAAGTGGAAGGGGCATAGGCTAGCTCTTCTGGTGTTAGCTTATCCTTTAGTAATTGTTTTAGTTTCATCGCTACCTAACATATTGCACAGAAATAAATTAAGTTTAGTTTTAAGATAAAGTTTAGATTTTACTTATCACCAAAGTAATCGATGAAAATCCTACATGTAACCGATATGCATGGAGATATGGAAGTATTGCAAAAGCTTGCAAGCTTATCAAGTGAAAACTACGACCTCGTCGTCGCAACCGGAGATTACGAAAGCATAGCAGTAATCAAAGCATTTAAGAATTTTAAAAAGCCAGTGCTGGCAGTTACGGGTAATATGGATTCTCCATTAATAGCCTCAGAGCTTAAAGCATGCAGTTACTCGATTGAAAATAAAATTGTGAAAATCGGAAAATATTATTTTGCAGGGATAGGTGGTAGAGCCTTATATTCGTCAATAGTAGGTGTTGCATCAAAACTGTACGAGATGAATACACCAAAGCCATTAATTCTCATATCTCATTATCCCCCGGTGGGGGTAAAGGTTGACCTAGCATGGACTGGTATCCATATAGGAAAAAGCGTTATAAGAGAAATTGTTGAAAAATTTAAGCCCATTCTTCTCCTATGCGGTCATGTTCATGAAGCCAGGGGAATAGATAAGCTTGGGGATACAATCCTAGTCAATCCCGGCCCATTATACATGGGTTTTTATGCAATTATAGACGCTGAAAAATTAGAGATAGAGATGAAAAGAGTTAGTTGTTAAATTATCTACGCAATCTGCGTAAAGCCGAATCTGCAAGCTTATGCAATGGGTCTATACATTCCCTTACACTAGGTGTGTAGACCAGCTCAATTCTAGCTACATCCTCTACCGTTTTCCTATC is part of the Thermoproteales archaeon genome and harbors:
- a CDS encoding metallophosphoesterase family protein, which encodes MKILHVTDMHGDMEVLQKLASLSSENYDLVVATGDYESIAVIKAFKNFKKPVLAVTGNMDSPLIASELKACSYSIENKIVKIGKYYFAGIGGRALYSSIVGVASKLYEMNTPKPLILISHYPPVGVKVDLAWTGIHIGKSVIREIVEKFKPILLLCGHVHEARGIDKLGDTILVNPGPLYMGFYAIIDAEKLEIEMKRVSC
- a CDS encoding class I SAM-dependent methyltransferase family protein encodes the protein MKLKQLLKDKLTPEELAYAPSTFDIIGSREKAIAIVEIPLELEGKKYIIAEAIMQIHKNVKIVLRKLSERKTVYRIREYEVLLGDEDTEVIHKEYGIRLKLDPRKVYFSPREATERLRIARQIMPGETVMVMFAGVGPYALMIVKHQPLVDKVIAIELNPYAYKYMVENVKINKMETKIIPILGDVRDKSKDWFGLCNRVVMPLPKGAYKFLDEAFQCLKIEGGTIHFYFWAREEDISREAIEHIWGYAWKYKKKIKILDLRKVLPYAPGVYKICVDFRVNYIE